Part of the Acidobacteriota bacterium genome is shown below.
CAAGGAAGACCGCGTGCTGTTCCCCGCGATCGTCACGCTCGAGGGCGCCGGCGACACCGACGCCGCCACGATTCCCGCGGCGCGCCTGGTGGCACCGATCGCCGTCATGGAAGCGGAACACGAGTCGGCGGGCGAGGCCCTGCAGGTGCTGCGGCAGCTCACCGGTGGCTACGCGCCGCCCGACTGGGCGTGCCCCACGTTCCGCGGGTTGTACTACGGGCTCGCGCAACTCGAGGCGGACATGCATCGCCACGTCCCCCTCGAGAACCACGTGCTCTTCCCGCGTGCCGCGCGCGCGGCACGACAGCGCGCCTGACGCGACAGCCTGTGCCTGAGCGCCCGGTTGCCGGTTGCCCGTTGCCGGCTAATACCGCCCGTAGATCTCGAGCGCCTTCTGTATCGACTTCTCCTGGCGGATGAGCGGGATCATCTTCGACTCGCGCGCGTCGTAGTCCTTCAACAGGGCCACGACCTGCGTCGCGGCGGCGTACGGCACCACGACCACGCCGTCCGCGTCGCCGACGATGAAGTCGCCGGGCGTGACGAGGACGTCGCCGCAGCGGACTGGTGTCTGCTTGGACACGGCGACCATGCGGCCCACAGACGTGGCGGGGCTGATGCGGCGGGCGAACACCTGATGCCCGATCTCGCGCAGTTCGGTCACGTCGCGCACGGCGCCGTCGACGATCGTCGCCTCGATGCCGCGCACCTTGGCGGTGGTCGCCATCAGGTTGCCGAGCGCGGCGATCTCCACGCCGCCCTCCATCACGTACACGAGCACGCTGCCCGCCGGGGCCTCGTCGAGCACCTGCATGTGATAGTTCGGATACGTCTTCGTGTCCGAGCGCAGGACGGGCCGCATCACGGTCGTCCAGGCGCGCCCGACGATCTTGCCCGGGCTGATCGGCTTGACGTCTGACGACATCCACCCGCGTGCGCCAGTGGCCGACTCCACGGCGTCCGCGATGTTGCCGGTGCTGTTCTCGGGCCGGCGCAGCGCGGCGATGACCTCGGTGTCTGGCATGGCGGGACCGGCCTGCGCCGCAGGCGTCTGCGTCGCGGCAGCCTGCGTGGCGGCCAGCGGCGCACGGGCTGTCGACGATGTGGTGAGGACGGGGATGACCAACGCGGCGACGGCCACCGCGGCGAACGAACGGACGGACATGAGCAAGAGCCTCCTGTGCGTGTGCTATAACACGCCTCATCGGTCCCGGCCACGGTGAACGGGTGAATTGGTCCATGCCCGTACGCGCCAGCGCTCAGGTGACCCGACGCGCGCGTCCGCGAGGAGACCTCCGTTGTCCAGCCGTTCCAGAGTCCTGATGCTCGCCGCCCTCGCGGGCGTGGGTGCCTTGTGCGCCGCGCCCGCGATGGCCCAACCCTACTCGCTGCTCATCAAGGGCGGCCACGTGATCGACCCGAAGAACGGGCGTGATGGCGTGATGGACGTGGCGGTGGCCGACGGCAAGATCGCCGTCGTCGCGGCGTCCATCGATGCCGCGCAGGCACGCCGCGTGGTGGATGCCTCGGGCCTCTACGTGGTGCCCGGTCTCATCGACCTGCACGCGCACGTGTTCTTCGGCACCGAGCCCGACGCGTATCTGAGCAACGGCCTCGTGGCGGTGCCTCCCGACAGCCACTCGTTCCGCGCCGGCCAGACCACGCTGGTGGATGTCGGTGGCGCGGGCTGGCGCAACTTCGGCCAGTTCAAGACGCAGGTGATCGACACCTCGCGCACGCGCGTCCTCTCATTCCTCAACATCGTCGGCGCGGGGATGCGCGGCGGGCCCGCGGAGCAGAATCTCGGCGACATGGACGCCAAGCTGACGGCCATGCGGATCAGGCAGCACCGGAATCTCATCGTCGGCATCAAGGTGGCGCACTACAGCGGCCCCGAATGGGATCCCGTCACGCGCGCCGTCGAAGCCGGTACCGACGCGGGCGTGCCCGTGATGATCGACTTTGGCGGGCACACGCCGCCGCTCTCGCTCGACGAGCTCCTCAACAAGCGCCTGCGCCCTGGCGACATCCTCACGCATGCCTACGCGCACGTCGCCGGCAGGCAGCCGATCGTGAACGAGCAGGGGCAGGTCGAGCCGTACGTCGTCGCGGCACGCAAGCGCGGCGTGATCTTCGACGTGGGCCATGGTGGCGGGAGTTTCCTGTGGCGTCAGGCCGTTCCGGCGACCAGGCAGGGGTTCTACCCGGACGTGATCAGCACCGACCTGCACACCGGCAGCATGAACGCCGGCATGAAGGACATCCTCAACGTGATGTCGAAGCTGCTGAACCTCGGGATGCCGTTCAACGACGTGATTCGCGCGAATACGTCCAGGCCCGCCGAGATCATCAAGCGCGACGACCTCGGACACCTCGGCGTGGGCACCGAAGCCGACATCGCCGTGCTCGGGCTGCGCAAGGGACAGTTCGGGTTCATCGACTCTTCGGGTGCGCGGATGGACGGCACGCAGAAGCTCGAATGCGAGCTGACGGTGCGCGCCGGACAGGTGGTGTGGGATCTGAACGGCCGAGCGGCGCAGGACTGGACGAAGGTCCCCGTGGTGCCGCCCGGCACGCGCGGGGGGCGCGCGCGGCAGTGAGCGTGCCGGAACACCGGGCACCGGGCAGCGGGCACCCGGCACCGGACACTGCACACCGGGCACGGCGTCTCGGGAACCGTCGCATCACGCGTGGCGCTCTGGTGCTGGCGTTCGGCGTGGCCGGCTGCACTGCGGCCGCCCCTCCATCCGTGCACGCGCAGTCGTCGTCGACGCGTCGCGTGGTGCGGCCCGCGGGCGCGCCTGCCGATCGCCCGTACTCGCCGGGCATCATGGTCGGCGGCACGCTCTACATCTCCGGGCACCTCGGAACGCCTGGCGATGGCCCCGCGCCGCGGGACATGAAGGCGCAGACGCGGCAGGCGATGGAAGGTGTGGGGGCCGTGGCCCAGGCGGCCGGCCTCGGCTACGAGCACCTGGTGAAGTGTCACGTGTACCTCGCGAACATGGACGACTACGCGGCCATGAACGAGGTGTACGGGTCGTATTTCCGCGATCGCGTGCCGGCGCGCACGACAGTGCAGGCGGCGGGGCTGCCCGCCGGCGCCGGCGTCGAGATCGCGTGCATCGCGTACGCCGATCTCGCGGGCATCTCCGTGGTGCGTCCGCCGGCGGGGGCGTTGCCCGCGCCGCTCGGCCCTTACTCGCCAGCCGTGTGGGCGGGCGACACGCTCTACGTGTCGGGCATGGGTGGCCAGGATCCGGCGACCAGGGCGGTGGGCGAGGCTGTCGAGGCGCAGGTCGCGCAGACGGTGGCCAACATCACGACCACGCTCAAAGCGGCAGGACTCGGACCTGCCGACGTCGGCTGGATGCAGGCCTACGGCACCCGCGCGTCGGAGATCGACGCGATTACCGCCGCGATCGGCAAGGTGACAGACGCACCACGTGGTGCCGTGGTCGTCCCGGCGTTGCCCGGGCCGATCCGAGCCGAGCTGACGTTCGTGGCCGTCAAGCCGTCGTCAACAGGCCGCACGGTGCGCATGGATGCGATCGCGGTACCTGGCGGCGATGTCGCCGCGCAGGCACGCGAGGCGTTCAAGCGACTCGGCACGCTGTTGCAGCAAGGGAAGTCGTCGTTGCGCGACGTGGCGCTGGTCACCGTGTACCTGAGCGACCTCTCGGACATGCCGGCGATGAACGCCGTGTTCACGGAAGTCTTTCCATCAGATCCGCCCGCGCGCGTCACCATCCAGGTGCAGCCGCAGGGTGCGGAACGTATTCGCGTGGCACTGGTTGCCGCGCAGTGAACGAAACGGAGACCACGATGTTGACGCGACGGACGTTCTTCGAACGCCTTTCTTCGATCCCTGTCGTCGGCGGCCTGCTCGGCGGTGGCGTGACGGCCGCTGCCGCGGCGCCTGCGCGCCGTGACTACTTCAAGGAACTCGGCGTCAAGCCGTTCATCAACGCGGCGGGCACGTTCACCGACATGACCGCCTCGCTGATGCCGCCCGAGGTGATGGACGCGATCAACTACGCGTCGAAGAACTTCGTGTACCTCAACGATCTGCACGACAAGGTGGCCCTGCGGATCGCGGAGCTCGTGAAGGCAGACGCGGCGATGGTGTCCTGCGGCGCGGCGTCGGCGATGACGCTCGGCACGGCAGGCATCCTCACGGGGCTCGACCGGAAGAAGATCGTCGACCTGCCGAACCTCACGGACATGAAGACGGAAGTCATCATGCAGAAGTCGCATCGCTTCGGGTACGACCACGCGATCCGCAACTGCGGCGTGTCGATCGTCGAGGTCGAGACGGTTGCCGATCTCGAACGGGCCGTCTCGCCCAACACGGCGATGATGCTCTTCTACAACAACAACAATTCGGTGGGGCAGATCCGAGACGAGGAGTTCGTGCGCCTCGGGAAGAAGCACGGGATCCCCACGATGAACGACTGCGCGGCCGACGTGCCGCCCGTCGAGAACCTGTGGAAGTACACCGCGATGGGCTTCGACCTCGTCGTGTTCTCCGGCGGCAAGGGCATCTGCGGCCCGCAGAGCGCGGGATTGCTGCTCGGCCGCAAGGACCTCATCGCGGCCGCCCGCGCCAACGCGTGGCCCAACGGCAACGCCATCGGTCGCGGGATGAAGGTGAACAAGGAGGAACTGCTCGGGATGCTTGTGGCACTCGAGCGTTTCATCAAGCTCGATCACGTGGCGCAGGAAAAGGAGTATCAGCGCCGCGCCGACGTCATCCTGAAGGCCGTGAGCGGGCTGAAGGGCGTCACGGCGGCGGTCACGGTGCCGGAAGTCGCCAACCACGTGCCGCACGTCCAGATCAAGCTCGATACGGCCACGGCCGGCATCACGGGACGCGAGGTCTCGCGACGTCTGCGTGAAGGCACGCCGTCCATCGGCGTGCGCTCCGGCGAAGAACTGCTGATCGGCGTGTGGATGATGAAGCCAGGCGAAGAGAAGATCGTCGCCACGCGCCTGCGCGAGGTCCTGAGCGGAAAGGCGTAGAAAGTGAGGCCAGGGTATCAACCCCTGGCCTCACTTCCCATTCGTCAGATGGAGCGAACGGTCCCGCCATGGCGCGTCAGCGCGGCGGCGGAAACCCGTTGGTCTACGTCGTGGCGATGCAGTCGATCTCGACGAGCGACTTGCCCGGGACGCCGCCGTAGCACGCGACCGTGGTGCGCACCGGCGGATTGGGGCCGAACCGGCCGCGGTAGACCTCGTTCATCCCGTCGTAGTCCTGCAGGTCGTGCAGGTACACGTTCACCTTCAGGACCTTGTCCATCGAGGACCCGGCCTTCTTGAGTTCGGCCTCGAGTGAGTCGAGCACGGCCTTGGTGTGCACCTTGATGTCACCGGCCTCGTGATAACCCTTGCCGGCGATGAACACGAGTCCGCCGTGCACCCTGCCGCCCGAGAACAACGGCGCCTGCCGTGGCGCGGCCGCCTGCTGGGCCTCATCAGGGATGGTGACGATGCCGTTGGCGTCGGTGGTCGAGGCGTGGGCCCGGCCGCCGAACACGCCGGCGACTGTGGCGCCGGCTGCGGCGAGCAGGGAGCGGAACGCGGAACGGCGAGAGGGATCGGGCTGGGTGACTGGCACTGTCGTGACTCCGTTCGAGTGGGGGTGGGTGATGGGCGGCGCACGCGCCGCAACACGCCCGGAGGATAGCGACTCACCCGCGCGAGGGCAAGCCATCGTCACTCTCGGATGGACAAGCGCGGCGATTTCGATTACGTTTGGCGCCTCTGTGAGAGTGAAACGCCGTGTACGAATTCGGCGTAACCGTTCCAATGAGTGACCGGTCACGTCGAGCCCATGGGCGCAAGGCGCCGCATATCGTCCACCGCGAAATCTACTGGCTGCCTGGAGGTTGCCGCGTGATTCGAGTCATCTTCTCTACTCTTCTTGCCCTGACGCTGTCGTCACCCGCCTTCGCGCAGCTCGCCTCGCAGACAGGCCTGATCGGCACCGTCACAGACTCGGGCGGTGGCGTCCTGCCGGGCGCCACGGTCACGGCCGTGAACCTCGGCACGCAGGCAACGCTGAGCGGCGTGACCAACCAGGCGGGCGTGTACCAGTTCAACGCGGTACCGCTCGGACAGTACGAGATCACCATCAGCCTCCAGGGCTTCCAGAGTTTCAAGGCTACCAACATCCTCGTCACCGGCAACGCCGTCGTGCGCCAGGATGCGGTCCTCGGCGTGGGCGACCTCACCGAGACCATCACGGTCGAGGCGTCCAACACGACGATTCAGACCGACAGAGCCGCCGTCTCGCAGACGGTGGAGGCTCGCGCCGTGGTCGACCTGCCGTCGAGCGGGCGCAACGTGTGGCAGTTTGCCGCCACCACGCCCGGCGTGCTGCGCGGCAACACCACCGACATCGGGCTGTCGTTCCGCGGTGCCGGCCAGCGCGAGATCCAGAACAGCCTCACCATGGACGGCATCAACGCGACGTCGAACCTGCTGGCGATGACCAGCATGCGTCCGATGGCCGACGCCGTCACCGAAGTACAGGTCCAGACGGGCAGCACGTCGGCCGAGTACGGCTCGTACCTCGGCGTGCACGTCAACGTGGTGACCAAGGCGGGCACGAACACGTTCCACGGATCGCTGTTCGAGTACTTCCAGGACAGTGCGCTCGAGAGCCGTGGGTACTTCGACAACCCGAACCTGCCCGAGCCGCCCAAGCGCAGCAACCAGTTCGGCGTGCAGTTTGACGGCCCCGTCATCATTCCCGGCCTCTACAACGGCACGAACAAGACCTTCTTCATGGCGGCCTACGAGGGGCTGCGTTCCAACCGCCAGACGACGCCGATTACCTCGGTGCCCACCGAGCGCATGCGCCGCGGTGACTTCAGCGAGATCGCCACGCAGATCGTCAACCCGATCACGAAGGTGCCGTACGCGGGCAACCAGATCCCGCAGTCGCAGCTCTCGGCGCAGGCGCTGCGGCTCCTCAGCTACTACCCGCTGCCGAACCTGCCTGGGACGGCCAACGGCACGGGCAACAACTACCAGGGCACGGTGCTCACCGAGAGCAACATCGATCAGTTGCTGATGCGGGTGGACCAGAACCTCGGCAACGACGGGCGCCTGTACGTGCGCTACAACTGGGTCGACGCCTTCGACGGCTTCGGCGCCGTCATCCCGACGGCGGGCCTCTACCAGCCCCGCAAGAACTACAACACGCTGGTCTCCTATCAGCAGACGTTCTCGCCCACGCTGCTCAACGACTTCCGCGTCGGCTATCACCGCATCACGTTCGACTCGTTG
Proteins encoded:
- a CDS encoding RraA family protein, which translates into the protein MSVRSFAAVAVAALVIPVLTTSSTARAPLAATQAAATQTPAAQAGPAMPDTEVIAALRRPENSTGNIADAVESATGARGWMSSDVKPISPGKIVGRAWTTVMRPVLRSDTKTYPNYHMQVLDEAPAGSVLVYVMEGGVEIAALGNLMATTAKVRGIEATIVDGAVRDVTELREIGHQVFARRISPATSVGRMVAVSKQTPVRCGDVLVTPGDFIVGDADGVVVVPYAAATQVVALLKDYDARESKMIPLIRQEKSIQKALEIYGRY
- a CDS encoding amidohydrolase/deacetylase family metallohydrolase, translating into MLAALAGVGALCAAPAMAQPYSLLIKGGHVIDPKNGRDGVMDVAVADGKIAVVAASIDAAQARRVVDASGLYVVPGLIDLHAHVFFGTEPDAYLSNGLVAVPPDSHSFRAGQTTLVDVGGAGWRNFGQFKTQVIDTSRTRVLSFLNIVGAGMRGGPAEQNLGDMDAKLTAMRIRQHRNLIVGIKVAHYSGPEWDPVTRAVEAGTDAGVPVMIDFGGHTPPLSLDELLNKRLRPGDILTHAYAHVAGRQPIVNEQGQVEPYVVAARKRGVIFDVGHGGGSFLWRQAVPATRQGFYPDVISTDLHTGSMNAGMKDILNVMSKLLNLGMPFNDVIRANTSRPAEIIKRDDLGHLGVGTEADIAVLGLRKGQFGFIDSSGARMDGTQKLECELTVRAGQVVWDLNGRAAQDWTKVPVVPPGTRGGRARQ
- a CDS encoding RidA family protein, with protein sequence MHAQSSSTRRVVRPAGAPADRPYSPGIMVGGTLYISGHLGTPGDGPAPRDMKAQTRQAMEGVGAVAQAAGLGYEHLVKCHVYLANMDDYAAMNEVYGSYFRDRVPARTTVQAAGLPAGAGVEIACIAYADLAGISVVRPPAGALPAPLGPYSPAVWAGDTLYVSGMGGQDPATRAVGEAVEAQVAQTVANITTTLKAAGLGPADVGWMQAYGTRASEIDAITAAIGKVTDAPRGAVVVPALPGPIRAELTFVAVKPSSTGRTVRMDAIAVPGGDVAAQAREAFKRLGTLLQQGKSSLRDVALVTVYLSDLSDMPAMNAVFTEVFPSDPPARVTIQVQPQGAERIRVALVAAQ
- a CDS encoding aminotransferase class V-fold PLP-dependent enzyme, whose amino-acid sequence is MLTRRTFFERLSSIPVVGGLLGGGVTAAAAAPARRDYFKELGVKPFINAAGTFTDMTASLMPPEVMDAINYASKNFVYLNDLHDKVALRIAELVKADAAMVSCGAASAMTLGTAGILTGLDRKKIVDLPNLTDMKTEVIMQKSHRFGYDHAIRNCGVSIVEVETVADLERAVSPNTAMMLFYNNNNSVGQIRDEEFVRLGKKHGIPTMNDCAADVPPVENLWKYTAMGFDLVVFSGGKGICGPQSAGLLLGRKDLIAAARANAWPNGNAIGRGMKVNKEELLGMLVALERFIKLDHVAQEKEYQRRADVILKAVSGLKGVTAAVTVPEVANHVPHVQIKLDTATAGITGREVSRRLREGTPSIGVRSGEELLIGVWMMKPGEEKIVATRLREVLSGKA
- a CDS encoding RidA family protein; the protein is MACPRAGESLSSGRVAARAPPITHPHSNGVTTVPVTQPDPSRRSAFRSLLAAAGATVAGVFGGRAHASTTDANGIVTIPDEAQQAAAPRQAPLFSGGRVHGGLVFIAGKGYHEAGDIKVHTKAVLDSLEAELKKAGSSMDKVLKVNVYLHDLQDYDGMNEVYRGRFGPNPPVRTTVACYGGVPGKSLVEIDCIATT